From the Triticum urartu cultivar G1812 chromosome 4, Tu2.1, whole genome shotgun sequence genome, the window tttccaatcAACTTCATAGCAGCATGGCAGTCACCACACACTCTAAGGTTCTTCATGACACGAATGGGCATTCCTTCTGGAACTTTCAAAAGTCCATACGCCACAGCCTGCCTCTCACTATGATATCGCAAGCTATGAAGTTTTTGCTCTTCGTCTATATCATGGAGCACAAAGCTTCCGTCAGCTGAGTAACCAGATTCCATCAGTAGACCATCTAGTTTCTCCAACATCTTAAGGATAATAGCATGCTCTGGGTGTGCTAATATATCACCAGATGTGAAGAGGTGCACCCTCTTGTCGTACTCTATCCAACTACAGCCTGTAGACTTGTTTAAATTCCTTGAGCTAATGAATTTCCGCATCTTAGAAGCATCTTCCCACCTCCCAATGGATGTATAAATGTGAGAGAGCAAAACATATGGTCCAGCACTCTCGGGCTCTAGCTCTAATAGCTTCTTTGCAGCAAGCTCGGCAATCTCAGCATTCTTGTGCATCCTACAGGCACCCATCAGTGCTCCCCAGATGATAGCATCGGCTTCAACTGGCATGTTCTTAATCAAATCCAATGCTTCATCTACAAGTCCAGCTCGACCAAGCAAATCAACCATACAAGAGTAATGCTCCGCTCCTGGTCGGATGGCAGAATTCTTACACATAGAATTGAAAATTTCCCTCCCTACTTTTACTTTCCCGGTATAGCTACAAGCAGTGAGGACTCCTATATAAGTAATCCCATCAGGTGCCATTCCTGCAATCGTCATGTCATTAAATATGCCAAGTGCTTCCTCCCCCAACCCATGTTGAGCATAACCAGTGATCATCGAGTTCCACATCACGACATCTTTGGGCTCAAACATATTGAAGACCCTATTAGCTTTATCCAAATTTCCACATTTGATGTACATTGTGATTAATGCTGAGACAGTAGAGACGTCCATGTCAAAGGAGCATCTCAGCATTGCAGCATGCACCTCCCTTCCATAATTGAGAATAGCTAGTGCCGAACACACAGTAAGGATGCTAATGACTGATGGGTAGTTTGGACGGATACCTCTCCATGACATATCACGGAAAGTAGACAATGCCTCAATCAAGAACTCATTCTGCTCATACGCTTTAATCATTGCACTCCACGTACCATCATCCTTCTCTTGCATTCTCTCAAACACTGCCTTGGCAGCATCCACCATCCCGCGCTGCCCAAACCCAACCATCATCGCATTGCAGGCAGCCACTGGGTGCTCTGGCATTGCATTAAACAGCTGCTCGGCATCCTCGATATGTCCAGCCTGTATGTACCCGACTAACATAGCAGTCCATGACACCTCATTGCGATCAGGCATCACCTCAAAAAGCTTCCGTGCAAGGTTAAGCTTCCCGTTTTGAGAGTATCCAGATATCATTGCAGTCCATGACACAACATTCCTCTTCGGCATATCATCAAACAGCAGGCGTGCCTCGGCAATTCGGCCAACCTGGCAGTACCCAGATAGCATGGCAGTTCGTGCAACGACGTCCTTGTCAGGCATTTCGTCGAACAGCTTGCGGGCCTCGTCGAGATGGCCGGCATCAATAAAACCACCCAGCATAACCGTGTAGGAGATGTGGTTGCGCTCGGGCATCTGGTGGAACAGGCGGATGGCGTCTGCCAGGAAGCCGTGGCGCACGTACCCGCGCAGGAGGGAGGTGAAGGAGACGACTGAGGGGGGTAAGGGGATGGAGGCGAGCGCGGCCGCCGCATCAGGGAGGGTGTGACGGCGGAGGGAGAAGCCGGAGATGAGAGCGTTGTAGGAGCCGAGATCGCGGGAGGGCATGCGGCGGAAGAGGCCGAGGGCGGCCTCCGGGAGGTGGTTACGGAAGTAGCCGGCGATGAGGGCGTTGTAGGAAGCGGTGGTGCGGAGGGGCATGGCCTCGAACGTCGCGCGGGCGCCCTCCATGTTCCCCGCGCGCGCCATCCAGGCGATGCGCGCGTTCGCGGCCACCACCGCCGGCGCCGCACTCGACGGCAGGAAGCGAACCGACGGGAGGCGCATGGCGAGCGGGTGTGTGCGTCGTAACCGGAGAAAAAATTACTCAATCCATCCTATGCGTTGTTTTTAGGAAACCTTCACCTTCAGCTGACTCATCCTATGCGAGCGTCTGCCGTCTCCCTGTCCGTCCGATGCACTGTTAATCACAGGATGGAGAACCACCCCTTCTGTCTCCGCGCAACTAGTGATCGCATCCATGTTTGATTTCCGCCTCCAAACACCTCCCCACCGGCGAGATCTGCCACGCCGGCAAGATCAGCTATATCGGTCGTGGAGCACCATGAACTTTGCCGTCTCCTGTCACCACCGACGCCGGCAACAACCACATCACCGCACACGTACGTCCAAATCCATTACGCGCCTGACCCTGCATCGTTCTTTGCAATAACACTTGCAATACATGTTTTCTGCAACAACGACTTTGCTGTGGAATGATGGCAGCGAATGACGACTGTGCAGATGTGCGACGCGGCCGGAGATGCTGTTGCAATTTTTGCAACAAGACTCTATGCAAGTGTGCGACGCGGCCGGAGATATTGTTGCAATTTGTGCAACAAGAGT encodes:
- the LOC125551868 gene encoding pentatricopeptide repeat-containing protein At1g56690, mitochondrial, translating into MRLPSVRFLPSSAAPAVVAANARIAWMARAGNMEGARATFEAMPLRTTASYNALIAGYFRNHLPEAALGLFRRMPSRDLGSYNALISGFSLRRHTLPDAAAALASIPLPPSVVSFTSLLRGYVRHGFLADAIRLFHQMPERNHISYTVMLGGFIDAGHLDEARKLFDEMPDKDVVARTAMLSGYCQVGRIAEARLLFDDMPKRNVVSWTAMISGYSQNGKLNLARKLFEVMPDRNEVSWTAMLVGYIQAGHIEDAEQLFNAMPEHPVAACNAMMVGFGQRGMVDAAKAVFERMQEKDDGTWSAMIKAYEQNEFLIEALSTFRDMSWRGIRPNYPSVISILTVCSALAILNYGREVHAAMLRCSFDMDVSTVSALITMYIKCGNLDKANRVFNMFEPKDVVMWNSMITGYAQHGLGEEALGIFNDMTIAGMAPDGITYIGVLTACSYTGKVKVGREIFNSMCKNSAIRPGAEHYSCMVDLLGRAGLVDEALDLIKNMPVEADAIIWGALMGACRMHKNAEIAELAAKKLLELEPESAGPYVLLSHIYTSIGRWEDASKMRKFISSRNLNKSTGCSWIEYDKRVHLFTSGDILAHPEHAIILKMLEKLDGLLMESGYSADGSFVLHDIDEEQKLHSLRYHSERQAVAYGLLKVPEGMPIRVMKNLRVCGDCHAAMKLIGKITSREIILRDANRFHHFKDGFCSCKDYW